The following coding sequences lie in one Silvanigrella aquatica genomic window:
- a CDS encoding adenine phosphoribosyltransferase: protein MSLQSELLTIIKDVPDFPKQGVIFKDINPLLRDPLVMKKVISQMADYARLINIQHIIGIESRGFFFGIPLALELNLPFIAARKKGKLPGSVISESYALEYGTDCIEIQSSALKKGDRYLIIDDVIATGGTASATAKIVNKSGAIVAGFSFLIELTFLNGKDLLLKDNENAQIQSLIKF, encoded by the coding sequence ATGAGTCTGCAAAGCGAATTATTGACAATAATAAAAGATGTTCCCGATTTTCCAAAACAAGGAGTGATATTTAAAGATATCAACCCACTTTTGAGAGATCCTCTTGTGATGAAAAAAGTGATTTCTCAAATGGCGGATTATGCTCGTTTGATTAATATCCAGCATATAATTGGAATTGAAAGTCGTGGATTTTTCTTTGGAATTCCCTTGGCATTAGAGCTTAATTTGCCTTTTATTGCGGCTCGTAAAAAAGGAAAATTACCGGGTTCTGTTATTTCCGAATCCTATGCCTTGGAATACGGCACAGATTGTATTGAAATTCAAAGTAGCGCTTTAAAAAAAGGCGACCGTTACCTTATTATTGATGACGTTATTGCTACGGGCGGAACAGCAAGTGCGACGGCAAAAATTGTCAATAAAAGCGGCGCTATTGTTGCCGGATTTTCATTTTTAATTGAACTTACTTTTTTAAATGGAAAAGATCTGTTGTTAAAAGATAATGAAAATGCTCAAATTCAAAGTTTAATTAAATTTTAA
- a CDS encoding mechanosensitive ion channel family protein produces MFFNKFHWDVLWDFSYNLLLSVIAAGIMFFIVKGLIRALRKANLKGTKIDSTLVPFTITIIRYAGFIITVLITLNIFGANTNGIIAFLGATGLGVALALKDTLQNIASGIMLIFLRPFKVNDVIECGSNSGSVQEINLFTTTLKTADGLYLCVPNNLLWNSSIKNFTRNGTRRLDFVVGVAYSTQIEKAKEILLNLSSRDGRILKEPSPVIAVTALTESSVSIMLRCWIHVDNYWDVNFYLQRTVKESFDEVGISIPFPQRDIRLHIANEKNIDDKSHAIMALK; encoded by the coding sequence ATGTTTTTCAATAAATTTCATTGGGATGTTCTTTGGGACTTTAGTTATAATTTGTTACTATCTGTTATTGCAGCTGGTATTATGTTTTTTATTGTAAAAGGACTTATTCGAGCACTTCGTAAAGCAAATTTAAAAGGGACTAAAATAGATTCTACCTTGGTTCCCTTTACAATAACAATTATTCGTTATGCTGGCTTTATCATTACGGTTTTAATTACATTAAATATTTTTGGAGCAAATACCAATGGTATTATTGCTTTTCTAGGTGCAACAGGGCTGGGTGTGGCTCTTGCCTTAAAAGACACATTGCAAAATATTGCATCGGGAATTATGCTCATTTTTTTACGTCCTTTTAAAGTAAATGATGTTATTGAATGCGGTTCAAATTCAGGAAGTGTTCAAGAAATTAATTTATTTACAACGACGTTAAAAACTGCTGATGGTTTATACTTATGTGTACCAAATAATCTTCTATGGAATTCATCTATTAAAAACTTTACAAGAAATGGCACTAGACGTCTCGATTTTGTAGTTGGAGTTGCTTATTCTACTCAAATTGAAAAGGCAAAAGAAATATTATTAAATTTAAGCAGTCGCGATGGTCGTATTTTAAAAGAACCTTCTCCTGTTATTGCTGTAACGGCTTTAACAGAAAGTTCCGTGAGTATTATGTTACGTTGCTGGATTCATGTCGATAATTATTGGGATGTGAATTTTTATTTGCAAAGAACGGTTAAAGAATCTTTTGATGAAGTAGGAATTTCAATTCCATTTCCACAGCGTGATATCCGCCTACATATTGCAAATGAAAAAAATATTGATGACAAATCACATGCTATCATGGCCTTAAAATAA
- a CDS encoding mechanosensitive ion channel family protein — protein sequence MPIHDSNEMIFSVMYSIISTILLLIILYFLNLASSKFTNKILTWKGTKIRPLRIRNLELLTADRLISTLLGCIQALRIFFTLLLLYFYIPLVFSFFPWTENYVPILLHYVTDPLKVISNVIIDYIPKIFIIIFVAIITKYILQFIKFIFREIGSGTIHINGFYKDWAEPSYKLVRILILAFSLIIIFPYLPGSGSPAFQGISVFLGILFSLGSSSAVANMVSGIVLTYMMPFKVGDRVKISSTVGDVIEKNLLVIRVRTIKNEDITIPSSMVLGSHIINYSSSAQSYGLILNTTISINYDTPWRLVHSLLTDAALKTNDILKEPKPFVLQKEFNDFYVSYEINAYTNQPNRMADIYSELRQNIQDIFHEAKIEIMSPHYTAFRNGDKNAISTTDFSNGFLNQRAKDKDKIS from the coding sequence ATGCCCATTCATGACTCCAACGAAATGATTTTTTCAGTAATGTATTCAATTATTTCAACAATATTATTGCTCATCATTCTTTACTTTTTGAATTTAGCATCGTCAAAATTCACAAATAAAATTTTAACTTGGAAGGGAACTAAAATTCGCCCTTTACGCATTCGAAACCTAGAGCTTCTCACAGCGGATCGTCTTATCTCTACTCTATTAGGATGTATTCAAGCACTGCGAATTTTTTTTACTCTACTTTTGCTTTATTTTTATATACCTCTTGTATTCAGTTTTTTTCCTTGGACAGAAAATTATGTTCCTATATTATTACATTACGTAACAGATCCTTTAAAAGTCATTTCAAATGTCATCATTGATTATATTCCTAAAATTTTTATAATTATATTTGTTGCTATAATTACAAAATATATTCTTCAATTTATAAAATTTATTTTTAGAGAAATTGGAAGTGGAACAATACATATTAATGGCTTTTATAAAGATTGGGCAGAACCTTCTTACAAACTTGTTCGCATTCTTATTTTAGCATTTTCATTAATTATTATATTTCCCTATCTCCCCGGTTCGGGTTCACCCGCATTTCAGGGAATATCGGTTTTTTTAGGCATCTTATTTTCATTAGGATCCAGTTCAGCAGTCGCAAATATGGTTTCGGGAATTGTGCTAACTTATATGATGCCCTTTAAAGTAGGAGATAGAGTTAAAATATCTTCTACTGTAGGCGATGTGATTGAAAAAAATCTGCTTGTGATTCGGGTACGCACAATAAAAAATGAAGACATTACCATTCCAAGTTCCATGGTATTGGGAAGTCATATTATAAATTATAGCTCTTCAGCTCAATCCTATGGCTTAATTCTGAATACAACAATTAGCATCAATTATGACACTCCTTGGCGCCTTGTTCACAGTTTACTTACTGATGCCGCATTAAAAACCAATGATATTCTGAAAGAACCAAAGCCATTTGTTTTGCAAAAAGAATTCAATGATTTTTATGTTTCCTATGAAATCAATGCTTATACAAATCAGCCTAATAGAATGGCAGATATTTATTCTGAATTAAGACAAAATATTCAAGATATTTTTCATGAAGCAAAAATTGAAATTATGTCACCCCATTATACAGCATTTCGCAATGGTGATAAAAATGCAATTTCTACTACCGATTTTTCCAATGGATTTTTAAATCAAAGAGCTAAGGACAAAGATAAAATTTCTTAG
- a CDS encoding esterase/lipase family protein: MFFIKRFITYFAFLLCFLPHIIQAKNSDPVVLVHGFTGWGRNDLNGFYYWGGFNDLQEDLKSQGNVVFTASVGGLSSNYDRAVELYAQIKGTCADYGEAHAKKYGHARFGRCYPKSLYSQWDDTHKLHFVGHSQGGQTIRSLIKLLKEGSAVEINLNYSDMSDLFKGNKNWVTSITTIATPNNGTSLTNIVDAFLPTAQALLTTFSAFVNVQKNPLLDLKLEHWGIAREKKESLKDYFNKIFNSAVWNTKDMSKWDLSPEGAKEFNDSEKTYQDIYYFSMSTHSTFITNPFNSCKLSLLSILDFPSGAIGCFTQRENGKVTIDSKWLANDGIVNTYSMAAPFQSIKKEYHDSAVIGVWNHLGTKEGWNHLDIIGAVPVLGKSYWSVKDIYMQHLELLHSL; this comes from the coding sequence ATGTTCTTTATAAAGAGATTTATTACTTATTTTGCTTTTTTATTATGCTTTTTACCACATATTATTCAAGCTAAAAATAGCGATCCGGTTGTGCTTGTTCATGGCTTCACGGGTTGGGGAAGAAATGATTTAAACGGGTTCTATTACTGGGGAGGATTTAACGATCTGCAGGAAGATTTAAAATCACAAGGAAATGTAGTTTTCACAGCTTCCGTAGGAGGATTAAGTTCAAATTATGACAGAGCCGTCGAACTTTATGCGCAGATTAAAGGAACATGCGCAGATTATGGCGAAGCTCATGCAAAAAAATACGGGCATGCCCGTTTTGGGCGTTGTTACCCAAAATCACTTTATTCACAATGGGATGATACTCATAAACTTCATTTTGTAGGGCATAGCCAAGGGGGACAAACAATCCGCTCACTTATTAAACTTTTAAAAGAGGGGTCTGCTGTTGAGATTAATTTAAATTATAGTGACATGAGCGATTTATTTAAAGGTAACAAAAATTGGGTGACAAGTATTACAACTATTGCAACACCAAATAATGGAACGTCTCTTACAAATATTGTAGATGCTTTTCTTCCTACAGCTCAAGCCTTATTAACAACATTTAGTGCCTTCGTAAATGTGCAAAAGAATCCCTTATTGGACTTAAAATTAGAACATTGGGGAATAGCTAGAGAGAAAAAAGAATCTCTAAAAGATTATTTTAATAAAATTTTTAACTCCGCTGTTTGGAATACTAAGGATATGAGTAAATGGGATTTAAGTCCGGAAGGAGCTAAAGAATTTAATGATTCTGAGAAAACATATCAGGATATCTATTATTTTTCAATGTCAACACATTCAACATTTATTACAAATCCATTTAATAGCTGTAAATTATCACTTCTTTCCATTCTTGATTTTCCTTCAGGTGCAATTGGTTGTTTTACACAAAGAGAAAATGGCAAAGTAACAATTGATTCAAAATGGTTAGCCAATGACGGAATTGTAAACACTTATAGCATGGCAGCACCCTTCCAAAGCATAAAAAAGGAATATCACGATAGCGCTGTCATAGGTGTTTGGAATCACTTAGGAACTAAAGAAGGCTGGAACCATCTAGATATTATTGGTGCTGTTCCTGTTTTAGGAAAATCATATTGGAGTGTAAAAGATATTTACATGCAGCACTTAGAATTGTTACATTCACTTTAA